Proteins encoded in a region of the Streptomyces sp. PCS3-D2 genome:
- a CDS encoding helix-turn-helix domain-containing protein: MARSGTEGRGVLEGAFALMEVLAHGDEVGLTKLAADAELPKATAHRLLGQLVALGAVQSVSGRYRLGPRTFRLGQAWHPARALRAASARPLRELAAVGGGRLGVSLSVPEAGNALVVGSTRSEVDEAFALHPGAVLPPGSAAELVLTASAREAGPPPGWSRAAWSREAVRVREQGMAFQYGQCVSALSCVAAPVFSDTGHVVAAVAASALDGKQIALLGEAVVRAAARVSTNLSRLRAPAARPRREGESAQGPAGRASRHAVMAQRH; the protein is encoded by the coding sequence ATGGCCAGATCCGGCACTGAGGGGCGGGGTGTACTGGAGGGCGCGTTCGCGCTCATGGAAGTGCTCGCGCACGGCGACGAGGTAGGTCTGACCAAACTGGCGGCGGACGCCGAACTGCCGAAGGCCACGGCGCACCGGCTGCTCGGGCAGTTGGTCGCGCTCGGCGCGGTGCAGAGCGTCTCGGGCCGCTATCGGCTGGGGCCGAGGACGTTCCGGCTGGGGCAGGCGTGGCATCCGGCGCGGGCACTGCGGGCTGCGTCGGCGCGGCCCCTGCGTGAACTCGCCGCGGTCGGCGGTGGCAGGCTCGGGGTCAGCCTGTCGGTCCCCGAGGCGGGCAACGCCCTCGTGGTCGGGAGCACGCGCAGCGAGGTGGACGAGGCGTTCGCGCTGCATCCCGGCGCGGTTCTGCCGCCGGGGAGCGCGGCCGAGCTGGTCCTGACGGCGTCGGCCCGGGAGGCGGGCCCGCCGCCGGGGTGGTCGCGGGCCGCGTGGTCACGGGAGGCGGTACGGGTCAGGGAACAGGGCATGGCCTTCCAGTACGGGCAGTGCGTGAGCGCGCTGTCGTGCGTGGCGGCTCCGGTGTTCTCCGACACCGGGCACGTGGTGGCCGCCGTGGCGGCGTCGGCACTGGACGGCAAACAGATCGCGCTTCTGGGCGAGGCCGTGGTCCGTGCGGCGGCGAGGGTGAGCACGAACCTGTCCCGGCTGCGGGCGCCCGCGGCGCGGCCGCGCCGCGAGGGGGAGTCCGCGCAGGGTCCGGCCGGCCGGGCCTCCCGGCACGCCGTGATGGCGCAACGGCACTAG
- a CDS encoding ATP-binding protein has protein sequence MVSVGERLSRARVRAFIGRDEELDLFGRALAGDAQAPFAFYVCGPGGIGKSTLLRRLADHARAAGRLLVELDGRFVSRDPGDFEHAAGPFLDVPGTVLFVDSFDHCQWLESWLWHHFLPRAADDTLVVLAGRRAPQPQWTADPAWSRLLHVTELEPFTEEQAGSLLVAARIRPELHDRVLRFAGGNPLALSLAAAAGSAGCAREEIWAPSADVLRTLLAGLIGEVPTAAHRRALEVAAQAHSTSEELLSSVLPDEDAHLLFSWLRDLPFMESTHRGLHPHDAARETLAADLRWRAPNAFEAIRGRLADEYLRLLREAPEERVWTVTDELFYLFREGETLSRLRTWSRDEELHDRPLHPDDVDVVLRMAEETEGPASAELVRYWVRRQPQAFSVYRLVDTGRIVAFTARLALPAPPDPEDLATDPVVAAAWRHTDATAPVSPGEHIGISRFSVYPERYQVPSRVIDLSSSRAQAEAARARGRAFGFAVFQDAETWAERVEGTLRDTGERPRVGEHTYGLFGVDWREVPVETWLLRFISTPHAPAPAAPSAVSRTAFDQAVREALAHWRDPKAFAACVLMRTRLAADLDDPVEELRTLLRQAVDDLAGDPRGVRAREALTAGYLSGVPTQEGAARRLGLPYGTYRRHLRQGLDLLCEALWQRELQGPR, from the coding sequence ATGGTGTCCGTAGGGGAAAGACTCAGCCGGGCCCGAGTGCGGGCCTTCATCGGCCGGGACGAGGAACTCGACCTCTTCGGCCGGGCGTTGGCCGGTGATGCGCAGGCCCCGTTCGCGTTCTACGTGTGCGGGCCGGGCGGCATCGGGAAGTCCACGCTGCTCAGGCGGCTGGCCGACCACGCGCGCGCGGCGGGCCGGCTGCTCGTCGAACTCGACGGACGCTTCGTCAGCCGGGACCCGGGCGACTTCGAGCACGCCGCCGGGCCGTTCCTCGACGTACCGGGCACGGTCCTGTTCGTGGACTCCTTCGACCACTGCCAGTGGCTGGAGAGCTGGCTGTGGCACCACTTCCTGCCCCGCGCCGCGGACGACACCCTGGTCGTCCTCGCCGGACGGCGCGCTCCGCAGCCCCAGTGGACGGCCGACCCGGCCTGGTCCCGGCTCCTGCACGTGACCGAACTGGAGCCGTTCACCGAGGAGCAGGCCGGCAGCCTGCTGGTCGCGGCACGGATCCGGCCGGAACTGCACGACCGGGTGCTGCGCTTCGCCGGCGGCAACCCGCTCGCCCTGTCCCTCGCCGCCGCGGCGGGGTCGGCGGGCTGCGCCCGGGAGGAGATCTGGGCGCCGTCGGCGGACGTCCTGCGCACCCTGCTGGCGGGACTGATCGGCGAGGTCCCCACCGCCGCCCACCGCCGCGCCCTGGAGGTGGCGGCGCAGGCCCACTCGACGTCCGAGGAACTGTTGTCCTCCGTACTGCCCGACGAGGACGCCCACCTGCTGTTCTCCTGGCTCAGGGACCTGCCGTTCATGGAGTCCACGCACCGGGGACTCCACCCGCACGACGCCGCCCGCGAGACGCTCGCCGCCGACCTGCGCTGGCGCGCCCCCAACGCCTTCGAGGCGATTCGGGGGCGCCTGGCGGACGAATACCTGCGCCTGCTGCGGGAAGCGCCCGAGGAGCGGGTGTGGACCGTCACCGACGAGCTCTTCTACCTCTTCCGGGAGGGCGAGACCCTCTCCCGGCTGCGCACCTGGTCCCGCGACGAGGAGCTGCACGACCGTCCGCTGCACCCGGACGACGTGGACGTCGTCCTGCGGATGGCCGAGGAGACCGAGGGGCCTGCCTCGGCGGAACTGGTGCGCTACTGGGTGCGGCGCCAGCCGCAGGCCTTCAGCGTCTACCGCCTCGTGGACACGGGCCGGATCGTCGCCTTCACGGCCCGGCTGGCCCTGCCGGCCCCGCCAGACCCGGAGGACCTCGCCACCGACCCCGTGGTCGCGGCCGCGTGGCGCCACACCGACGCCACGGCACCGGTGAGCCCCGGCGAGCACATCGGGATCAGCCGCTTCTCGGTCTATCCCGAGCGCTACCAGGTACCGTCCCGCGTCATCGATCTGAGCAGCTCCCGGGCCCAGGCGGAGGCCGCCCGGGCCCGCGGCCGAGCCTTCGGCTTCGCCGTCTTCCAGGACGCCGAAACCTGGGCCGAACGGGTCGAGGGCACCCTGCGCGACACCGGGGAGCGCCCCCGGGTCGGCGAGCACACCTACGGGCTGTTCGGCGTCGACTGGCGCGAGGTCCCCGTGGAGACGTGGCTCCTGCGCTTCATATCGACCCCCCACGCACCGGCCCCGGCCGCGCCGTCGGCCGTCTCGCGCACCGCTTTCGACCAGGCCGTGCGCGAGGCGCTGGCGCACTGGCGCGACCCGAAGGCCTTCGCCGCCTGCGTCCTGATGCGCACGCGGCTCGCGGCCGACCTCGACGATCCCGTGGAGGAGCTGCGCACGCTGCTGCGGCAGGCCGTCGACGACCTGGCCGGTGACCCGCGCGGGGTGCGCGCCCGCGAGGCCCTCACCGCCGGGTACCTCTCCGGTGTCCCGACCCAGGAGGGCGCGGCCCGCCGCCTGGGGCTGCCGTACGGCACCTACCGCCGCCATCTGCGCCAGGGCCTGGACCTGCTCTGCGAAGCCCTGTGGCAACGGGAGCTGCAGGGCCCGCGCTAG
- a CDS encoding substrate-binding domain-containing protein, with the protein MALLAAAALVTAAVAGCGGGRPGTTGPSAAGCPAVAQQARTGVREAERTDSAWTGPTSGPAAVPGKSIVYVAQTMTNPGVAGVARGLQEAAGAIGWQVRVIDGQGSPAGIQAALSQAVTLKPSGIVIGGFDPRPTSRQVARAEAAGIPLVGWHAVDSPGPSTNPPLFTNITTEVRDVARISADWIIAHSDGRAGAVLFTDDSIPFARTKADLIRQRLADCPGVELLAYENIPIPDASRRTPQEVSSLLSRFGKKWTHSVAINDLYFADAAPALRAAGKPGGGPPANIGAGDGDPSAFQRINGRQYQAATVPEPLTQQGWQIVDEFNRAFAGRPASGYVAPVHVVTADNSGGATSWDPRGYREAYEKIWRG; encoded by the coding sequence ATGGCCCTTCTCGCCGCCGCAGCCCTGGTCACCGCGGCCGTCGCCGGATGCGGCGGCGGCCGGCCCGGCACCACCGGCCCCTCGGCCGCGGGCTGCCCGGCCGTCGCCCAGCAGGCTCGGACCGGTGTCCGCGAGGCCGAGAGGACCGACAGCGCGTGGACCGGCCCCACGTCCGGCCCTGCCGCGGTCCCCGGCAAGAGCATCGTCTACGTGGCGCAGACCATGACCAATCCGGGCGTCGCGGGCGTCGCGCGGGGCCTCCAGGAGGCCGCCGGGGCCATCGGCTGGCAGGTCCGGGTGATCGACGGGCAGGGCAGCCCGGCCGGCATCCAGGCGGCGCTGAGCCAGGCCGTCACCCTCAAGCCGTCGGGCATCGTCATCGGCGGGTTCGACCCCCGTCCGACCTCCCGTCAGGTGGCGCGCGCCGAGGCAGCGGGCATCCCGCTCGTGGGCTGGCACGCAGTGGACTCTCCGGGCCCGAGCACGAACCCGCCACTGTTCACCAACATCACCACGGAGGTGCGGGACGTGGCGAGGATCAGTGCGGACTGGATCATCGCCCACTCCGACGGCAGGGCCGGCGCCGTCCTCTTCACCGACGACTCGATCCCGTTCGCCCGGACGAAGGCCGACCTGATCCGGCAGCGTCTGGCCGACTGCCCCGGCGTGGAACTCCTGGCGTACGAGAACATCCCGATCCCGGACGCGAGCCGGCGCACCCCGCAGGAGGTCTCCTCCCTCCTGTCCCGCTTCGGGAAGAAGTGGACCCACTCGGTCGCCATCAACGACCTCTACTTCGCCGACGCCGCCCCGGCCCTGCGGGCCGCCGGGAAGCCCGGCGGCGGTCCGCCCGCCAACATCGGCGCCGGCGACGGCGATCCGTCCGCCTTCCAGCGCATCAACGGCCGGCAGTACCAGGCCGCCACCGTTCCGGAGCCGCTGACGCAGCAGGGCTGGCAGATCGTCGACGAGTTCAACCGCGCCTTCGCGGGCCGGCCCGCCAGCGGCTACGTCGCCCCCGTCCACGTCGTCACGGCCGACAACAGCGGCGGCGCCACGTCCTGGGACCCCCGGGGCTACCGGGAGGCGTACGAGAAGATCTGGCGCGGGTAG
- a CDS encoding ABC transporter permease — MSLRRAHFIGTYGLLTLTVLLFLVFSLVLPATFPTRDNVSSILSNQSIPAILALGVTVPIAAGRFDLSIGYGLGLAHVMVLHLIVDEHWPWQLACLTVVVGGALAGVVNGIIVEFARIDSLIATLGTGSIMYAATGWITGGSRIVPGPEGLPAAFTALYDSTFLGLPLPAFYVLALVAVLWVLLERLPLGRYLYVIGSNPRAAAILGIPTHRYSVVAFATSGLITGFAGVLLAAQQQIGNPSVGLDYLLPAFVGALLGSTAITPGRANALGTLVAVTVLAVGLAGIGQLGAQFWATPLFNGATLLIAVGLAGYSARRRLRSGATTTGGAARARHGRQDTP, encoded by the coding sequence GTGAGCCTCCGTCGCGCCCACTTCATCGGCACCTACGGACTGCTGACCCTGACGGTCCTGCTCTTCCTGGTCTTCTCCCTCGTCCTGCCGGCCACCTTCCCGACACGGGACAACGTCTCCTCGATCCTGTCCAACCAGTCGATCCCCGCCATCCTCGCGCTCGGAGTGACGGTCCCGATCGCGGCCGGCCGGTTCGACCTGTCCATCGGCTACGGCCTGGGGCTGGCGCACGTCATGGTGTTGCACCTGATCGTCGACGAACACTGGCCCTGGCAGCTCGCCTGCCTCACGGTCGTCGTGGGCGGGGCGCTGGCCGGCGTCGTGAACGGGATCATCGTCGAGTTCGCGCGCATCGACTCCCTCATCGCCACCCTGGGCACCGGGAGCATCATGTACGCGGCCACCGGCTGGATCACCGGCGGGAGCCGCATCGTGCCGGGCCCCGAAGGCCTCCCGGCCGCCTTCACCGCCCTGTACGACTCCACGTTCCTCGGGCTGCCGCTCCCCGCCTTCTACGTGCTCGCGCTCGTCGCCGTCCTCTGGGTGCTGCTGGAACGGCTCCCGCTCGGCCGGTACCTGTACGTCATCGGCTCCAACCCCAGGGCAGCCGCGATCCTCGGCATCCCCACGCACCGCTACTCCGTCGTCGCCTTCGCCACCTCCGGCCTGATCACCGGTTTCGCCGGGGTCCTCCTCGCGGCCCAGCAGCAGATCGGCAACCCGAGCGTCGGCCTGGACTACCTGCTGCCCGCCTTCGTCGGCGCCCTGCTCGGCTCTACCGCGATCACACCGGGCCGCGCCAACGCCCTGGGGACGCTCGTCGCCGTGACCGTCCTCGCCGTGGGACTCGCCGGGATCGGCCAGCTCGGCGCGCAGTTCTGGGCGACCCCGCTGTTCAACGGCGCCACCCTGCTCATCGCGGTCGGCCTGGCCGGCTATTCCGCCCGCCGCCGGCTGCGCAGCGGCGCCACCACGACCGGCGGGGCCGCGCGGGCCCGGCACGGCCGGCAGGACACCCCCTGA
- a CDS encoding cytochrome P450, cyclodipeptide synthase-associated: MPLAIPPFSVLSDAFDAAPERFFAHLRERVPVHYEPTIDGYFLSRHQDVKRVLTDQEAFTTEMLQVRAEPVMRGRVLAQMTGAEHTAKRKIVVRAFTGSALQDQIRAIRANAAELIAPFLPQGRIDLVGDFGKPFAVHVALDVLGLDRADWQQVARWHSGVAEFVTGLALTPERRRHCLDCAERLEAHLAPVIRQRRRRPGRDLISKLCTAEFDGITMSDRDVTALIINVLVAAAEPADKTIALLFKHLIDHPEQMAQVRRDPELLAAAIAETLRLTPPVQLIPRQTAQDAVFAGTTVPAGATVFCMIGAANRDPDAFADPDSFDIHRADLGTARSFTAAAQHLAFGNGLHQCVGAAFARAEIETVAAMLLPLLDEVRYSPGFRYRETGLYTRGPASLSLDFTPVRGSGTRRD; this comes from the coding sequence ATGCCCCTGGCGATCCCGCCCTTCAGCGTGCTGTCCGACGCGTTCGACGCCGCACCCGAACGCTTCTTCGCGCACCTCAGGGAGCGGGTCCCGGTGCACTACGAGCCGACGATCGACGGCTACTTCCTCTCCCGTCACCAGGACGTGAAGCGGGTGCTGACCGACCAGGAGGCGTTCACCACCGAGATGCTCCAGGTACGCGCCGAGCCCGTGATGCGCGGGCGGGTCCTCGCCCAGATGACCGGCGCGGAGCACACGGCGAAGCGGAAGATCGTCGTGCGCGCGTTCACCGGCTCCGCCCTCCAGGACCAGATACGCGCCATCCGCGCCAACGCCGCCGAACTCATCGCCCCGTTCCTCCCGCAGGGCCGGATCGACCTGGTCGGCGACTTCGGCAAGCCCTTCGCCGTGCACGTCGCCCTGGACGTCCTCGGCCTGGACAGGGCCGACTGGCAGCAGGTGGCCCGCTGGCACAGCGGGGTCGCCGAGTTCGTCACCGGCCTGGCCCTGACCCCGGAGCGCCGACGGCACTGCCTGGACTGCGCGGAGCGACTGGAGGCCCACCTCGCCCCGGTCATCCGGCAGCGGCGCCGCCGGCCCGGCCGGGACCTGATATCGAAGCTGTGCACCGCGGAGTTCGACGGCATCACCATGAGCGATCGCGACGTCACCGCGCTGATCATCAACGTGCTGGTCGCAGCCGCGGAACCCGCGGACAAGACCATCGCCCTGCTCTTCAAGCACCTGATCGACCACCCCGAGCAGATGGCGCAGGTCCGCCGGGACCCGGAACTGCTCGCCGCGGCGATCGCGGAGACCCTGCGCCTGACCCCGCCCGTCCAGCTCATCCCCCGACAGACGGCGCAGGACGCCGTGTTCGCGGGGACCACCGTCCCGGCGGGCGCCACCGTCTTCTGCATGATCGGCGCGGCCAACCGCGATCCGGACGCGTTCGCCGACCCGGACTCCTTCGACATCCACCGCGCGGACCTGGGTACGGCCCGGTCGTTCACCGCGGCCGCCCAGCACCTGGCGTTCGGGAACGGGCTCCACCAGTGCGTCGGCGCGGCCTTCGCGCGTGCCGAGATCGAGACCGTCGCCGCGATGCTCCTGCCCCTGCTGGACGAGGTCCGCTACAGCCCCGGGTTCCGCTACCGGGAGACGGGCCTGTACACCCGGGGACCGGCCTCCCTGTCGCTGGACTTCACTCCCGTGCGGGGAAGTGGAACCCGCCGCGACTGA
- a CDS encoding phenylacetate--CoA ligase family protein codes for MLETGVRQVRVAMAMVFGRKLNVRAVERLVADALATLEEFGSLGDDVDELADGPFADPDERRDLQNRALQRTVRRLAERSPFYRERLAGIDLGALTTETLTRIPVTRKADLIERPADFLCSAPYLATQTTGTTGRPVQIWLSRYEMELWPALIALSVVLRGDIRPGDRMQINLSSRATAAVQEDVEVCRLVGASCHVVGQVPPEESVEHLLGGSGPRPTLLTGNPSYLARMLTAARRRGYGPDDFGLRAIYAGGEIVSPAFVNALRETFGAETIGDNFGMTELLPVGGRTCSRRHLHIDPNMGYTEVLGLDTGEPVGPGQLGELTVTPYYPYRECMPVLRYNTGDVVRTLEGEPDCELAAVPAVSQILGKAGTLLRTAEAVVTPRDVVEALDGTPGMPWPLRHRAEVGADGRLHVEVASRTATKGEVAGRLLARGIEARVTVLPLDDEEAARRFPLRCDLAEHTFTRSHA; via the coding sequence GTGCTGGAGACCGGTGTCCGGCAGGTCCGGGTCGCGATGGCCATGGTGTTCGGCCGGAAGCTGAACGTACGGGCCGTGGAGCGTCTGGTCGCCGACGCCCTCGCCACGCTGGAGGAGTTCGGTTCCCTCGGCGACGACGTCGACGAACTGGCGGACGGCCCGTTCGCCGACCCGGACGAGCGGCGCGACCTGCAGAACCGCGCGCTCCAGCGGACCGTGCGCCGACTGGCCGAGCGCTCGCCCTTCTACCGGGAGCGGCTCGCCGGCATCGACCTCGGCGCACTGACCACCGAGACGCTCACCCGGATCCCGGTGACCCGCAAGGCCGACCTGATCGAGCGCCCGGCGGACTTCCTGTGCAGCGCGCCCTACCTGGCCACCCAGACGACCGGCACCACCGGCCGTCCCGTGCAGATATGGCTCTCCCGCTACGAGATGGAGCTATGGCCCGCGCTGATCGCCCTGTCCGTGGTGCTGCGCGGCGACATTCGCCCCGGCGACCGGATGCAGATCAACCTCAGCTCCCGGGCGACGGCGGCCGTACAGGAGGACGTCGAGGTCTGCCGGCTCGTCGGAGCCTCCTGCCACGTGGTCGGCCAGGTACCGCCCGAGGAGTCCGTCGAGCACCTGCTCGGCGGCAGCGGCCCCCGCCCCACCCTGCTCACCGGCAACCCCAGCTACCTGGCCCGGATGCTCACAGCGGCCCGCCGACGCGGATACGGGCCGGACGACTTCGGTCTGCGGGCGATCTACGCGGGCGGCGAGATCGTCTCGCCCGCCTTCGTGAACGCCCTGCGCGAGACCTTCGGCGCCGAGACCATCGGCGACAACTTCGGCATGACCGAACTCCTGCCGGTCGGCGGCCGCACCTGCAGCCGGCGCCACCTCCACATCGACCCCAACATGGGCTACACCGAGGTACTCGGCCTGGACACGGGCGAGCCCGTCGGCCCGGGACAGCTCGGCGAACTGACCGTCACGCCGTACTACCCCTACCGGGAGTGCATGCCCGTGCTGCGGTACAACACCGGTGACGTGGTGCGCACCCTGGAGGGCGAACCGGACTGCGAACTGGCCGCCGTGCCCGCCGTCTCGCAGATCCTCGGCAAGGCGGGCACCCTGCTGCGCACCGCCGAGGCGGTCGTCACGCCGCGCGACGTGGTGGAGGCCCTGGACGGCACCCCGGGCATGCCGTGGCCGCTGCGCCACCGGGCCGAGGTCGGGGCCGACGGCCGCCTCCACGTGGAGGTCGCCTCGCGGACCGCGACGAAGGGCGAGGTGGCCGGGCGGCTGCTGGCCCGCGGCATCGAGGCACGCGTCACCGTCCTGCCGCTGGACGACGAGGAGGCCGCACGCCGCTTCCCCCTCCGCTGCGACCTGGCGGAGCACACCTTCACCCGGAGCCACGCATGA
- a CDS encoding nuclear transport factor 2 family protein — MRPTDITRALNDLLFTPGLDLDEAVDRHFTPDYRQRTDGVWSDRASFVQHIARLRTLVLSGGIEVHDELRDGPRYADRHTVTLTQHNGRTSRTEVYLFARLAPDGRFQCVEETTLLVTGHPDDGNLGSVK; from the coding sequence ATGAGACCGACCGACATCACCAGAGCCCTCAACGACCTGCTGTTCACGCCGGGTCTCGACCTCGACGAAGCCGTCGACCGGCACTTCACCCCCGACTACCGCCAGCGCACCGACGGCGTGTGGAGCGACCGCGCCTCCTTCGTCCAGCACATCGCGCGCCTGCGCACCCTGGTGCTCAGCGGTGGGATCGAGGTCCACGACGAACTCCGCGACGGCCCCCGTTATGCCGACCGCCACACCGTCACCCTGACCCAGCACAACGGACGCACCTCCCGCACCGAGGTCTACCTCTTCGCCCGCTTGGCCCCCGACGGCCGGTTCCAGTGCGTCGAGGAGACCACCCTCCTGGTGACCGGGCACCCCGACGACGGCAACCTCGGCAGCGTCAAGTGA